The Microbacterium maritypicum genome contains a region encoding:
- a CDS encoding DNA-directed RNA polymerase subunit beta, whose product MPEQYHRPVRRPTSAFDNIVGAHDPAEETRVAHATASALLTRVRADESGVSAERLVAFTAEHGIDEIAELWSKAPSRTLPGALWRLYVLQLAIHGDPQTAALLYDRGRVELPSADAVIAGAPVPASPGELVALIDTILRGAFRGDFAVALDRAAAFCRVQASGATHAADDYEPTEPARASELTTRALRLSSYGQDLGAAAVLWRMDALA is encoded by the coding sequence ATGCCCGAGCAGTACCACCGCCCTGTGCGCCGCCCCACGAGTGCCTTCGACAACATCGTCGGCGCGCACGATCCCGCCGAGGAGACGCGCGTCGCGCATGCCACGGCATCCGCTCTGCTGACCCGTGTCCGCGCAGATGAGAGTGGGGTGAGTGCGGAACGTCTCGTGGCCTTCACCGCCGAGCACGGGATCGACGAGATCGCCGAACTGTGGTCGAAGGCGCCGTCGCGCACGCTGCCCGGCGCACTCTGGCGCCTCTACGTCCTGCAGCTCGCGATCCACGGCGACCCGCAGACCGCCGCACTCCTTTACGACCGGGGGCGCGTCGAACTGCCGTCGGCGGATGCGGTCATCGCGGGGGCGCCCGTGCCGGCGAGTCCGGGCGAGCTGGTCGCATTGATCGACACGATCCTGCGGGGGGCGTTCCGCGGCGACTTCGCCGTCGCACTCGACCGCGCGGCGGCGTTCTGCCGCGTGCAGGCCTCGGGGGCGACCCATGCCGCCGACGATTACGAGCCGACCGAGCCGGCTCGGGCCAGCGAGCTGACCACACGCGCGCTGCGGCTGAGCAGCTACGGTCAGGATCTGGGCGCGGCCGCTGTGCTGTGGCGGATGGATGCTCTCGCCTGA
- a CDS encoding winged helix-turn-helix transcriptional regulator has product MAQVLVLTNAPLSEQVLPALELLSHRTRQIPAETSQLVSAPDYDVVIVDGRHDLVAAKSLCRLLRTAGQDAPLLLVVTEGGMSALSGDWGIDDVLLATAGPAEIDARLRLALARRDEVAEPARVQASGVTIDEQSYSAKLRGRPLDLTYKEFQLLHFLATHPARVFTREQLLSEVWGYDYFGGTRTVDVHVRRLRAKLGDQEQIIGTVRNVGYRFNVNEDESLASVV; this is encoded by the coding sequence GTGGCCCAGGTGCTGGTTCTGACCAACGCTCCGCTCTCCGAGCAAGTGCTCCCCGCGCTCGAGCTGCTGAGCCACCGCACGCGCCAGATCCCCGCAGAGACGTCGCAGCTGGTCAGCGCCCCCGACTACGACGTCGTGATCGTCGACGGCCGCCACGATCTCGTCGCCGCGAAGTCGCTGTGCCGCCTGCTGCGGACAGCAGGGCAGGATGCGCCACTGCTGCTCGTCGTCACGGAAGGCGGGATGAGCGCGCTCTCGGGAGACTGGGGAATCGACGACGTCCTGCTCGCCACAGCCGGTCCTGCCGAGATCGATGCCCGGCTGCGTCTCGCGCTGGCTCGACGCGACGAGGTCGCCGAGCCCGCACGCGTGCAGGCATCCGGCGTCACGATCGACGAGCAGTCCTACTCGGCGAAGTTGCGCGGCAGGCCTCTGGATCTCACCTACAAGGAGTTCCAGCTGCTGCACTTCCTGGCGACCCACCCCGCTCGTGTGTTCACCCGCGAACAGCTGCTGAGCGAGGTCTGGGGCTACGACTACTTCGGAGGCACCCGCACCGTCGACGTGCATGTGCGACGGCTCAGGGCGAAGCTCGGCGACCAGGAGCAGATCATCGGCACGGTGCGAAACGTCGGCTACCGCTTCAACGTCAACGAGGACGAGAGCCTCGCGAGCGTGGTCTGA
- a CDS encoding FABP family protein, translated as MLELPVDLPADIVPFAWLIGVWEGTGVIDYPVGDERLQGEFTHRISFSHDGGPFLNYSSTATFLTEDGAPAAALLAETGFWRLARPATAADPGPALLPPTAPVHTRTVDDVEELRAPSGGFPIEVSLAHADGALELYLGEINGPRIDIGSDAVVRSAGAKVHTASSRMYGLVDGHLLWAWDIAALGTPLRSHASARLAKV; from the coding sequence ATGCTCGAACTGCCCGTCGACCTTCCGGCCGATATCGTTCCCTTCGCGTGGCTTATCGGCGTCTGGGAGGGCACCGGCGTCATCGACTATCCGGTCGGGGATGAGCGTCTGCAGGGCGAGTTCACCCACCGGATCAGCTTCAGCCACGACGGCGGACCGTTCCTGAACTACTCCAGCACGGCCACGTTCCTCACGGAGGACGGCGCTCCCGCCGCGGCGCTCCTCGCCGAGACGGGCTTCTGGCGACTCGCGCGCCCGGCGACGGCCGCAGATCCCGGCCCCGCGCTGCTTCCCCCGACCGCGCCCGTGCACACGCGCACGGTCGACGACGTGGAAGAGCTGCGCGCACCGAGCGGTGGGTTCCCGATCGAGGTCTCGCTCGCGCACGCCGACGGCGCTCTCGAGCTCTACCTCGGTGAGATCAACGGTCCGCGCATCGACATCGGCTCCGACGCCGTCGTACGCAGCGCCGGTGCGAAGGTGCACACGGCATCGTCGCGCATGTACGGCCTCGTCGACGGACATCTGCTGTGGGCGTGGGACATCGCCGCGCTCGGCACCCCGCTGCGCTCGCACGCGTCGGCGCGCCTGGCCAAGGTCTGA
- a CDS encoding RNA degradosome polyphosphate kinase translates to MIDPALADAGLGDAEDDDFDAIESYDSQLPDHRYLDRELSWLAFNQRVLELAEDPSLPELERANFLAIFASNLDEFFMVRVAGLKRRIMTGLAVPTNIGRSPVDALADISREAHALQLRHADAWTSLVRPALAESGVEITEWSELTDGERAALSEYFGAQVFPVLMPLAVDPAHPFPYISGLSLNLAIRIRNARTGRQEFARLKVPPMLPRFVEVPGGGEIKRFLRLEELIANHLGDLFPGMEVLDHHAFRLTRNEDVEIEEDESENLIQALEAELLRRRFGPPIRLEITDDMDDVTMDLLVRELDITDLEVYRLPGPLDLRGLFDLSRIDRPDLRYPPHLPTTAVAFQPAGSSARADIFKAIRKSDVLVHHPYESFTTSVQAFLEQAARDPHVLAIKQTLYRTSGDSPVVQALIDAAEAGKQVLALVEVKARFDEANNIVWARKLEKAGVHVVYGLVGLKTHCKLALVIREEDGMLRHYSHVGTGNYNPKTSRIYEDFGLFTADAQVGKDLTRLFNELSGYAIEKKFKRLLVAPLHLRKGLIRQIDAERKNAEAGIPAHIRIKVNSMVDEEIIDALYRASAAGVKVDVWVRGICSLRTDLDGISDNITVRSILGRYLEHSRIFAFENAGDPQVYIGSADMMHRNLDRRVEALVRVTDPAHLKELGTFFDLAMDAGTTSWHLGAGGVWERHAVDAEGKPLIDLQDKTMGLIQRRRRARAVR, encoded by the coding sequence ATGATCGATCCCGCACTCGCCGACGCCGGGCTGGGTGACGCCGAAGACGACGACTTCGACGCCATCGAGTCCTACGACTCCCAGCTCCCGGACCACCGCTACCTGGATCGCGAGCTCAGCTGGCTCGCCTTCAACCAGCGCGTGCTCGAGCTGGCAGAGGATCCGTCGCTCCCCGAACTCGAACGCGCCAACTTCCTGGCGATCTTCGCGAGCAATCTCGACGAGTTCTTCATGGTGCGCGTCGCCGGACTCAAGCGCCGCATCATGACCGGTCTGGCCGTGCCCACCAACATCGGCCGCTCCCCCGTCGACGCGCTCGCCGACATCTCTCGCGAGGCGCACGCTCTGCAGCTGCGTCATGCCGACGCCTGGACATCGCTGGTGCGACCCGCCCTCGCCGAATCCGGAGTGGAGATCACCGAGTGGTCCGAGCTCACCGACGGCGAGCGCGCGGCGCTGTCGGAGTACTTCGGTGCCCAGGTCTTCCCGGTGCTGATGCCGCTCGCGGTCGATCCCGCCCATCCGTTCCCCTACATCTCCGGCCTGTCGCTGAACCTCGCGATCCGCATCCGCAACGCCCGCACGGGGCGCCAGGAGTTCGCGCGCCTCAAGGTGCCGCCCATGCTTCCGCGCTTCGTCGAGGTGCCAGGAGGCGGCGAGATCAAGCGCTTCCTGCGTCTGGAAGAGCTCATCGCCAACCATCTAGGCGATCTGTTCCCCGGCATGGAGGTGCTCGACCACCACGCGTTCCGCCTCACCCGCAACGAGGATGTGGAGATCGAGGAGGACGAGAGCGAGAACCTCATCCAGGCGCTAGAGGCCGAGCTCCTGCGCAGGCGGTTCGGCCCGCCCATCCGTCTCGAGATCACCGACGACATGGATGACGTCACGATGGACCTGCTGGTCCGCGAGCTCGACATCACCGACCTCGAGGTCTACCGCCTCCCCGGGCCGCTCGACCTGCGCGGTCTGTTCGACCTCTCGCGCATCGACCGCCCCGACCTGCGCTACCCGCCGCATCTGCCCACCACGGCGGTGGCGTTCCAGCCCGCGGGATCGAGCGCCCGCGCCGACATCTTCAAGGCGATCCGCAAGTCGGACGTGCTGGTGCACCACCCGTACGAGTCGTTCACCACGAGCGTGCAGGCGTTCCTCGAGCAGGCCGCACGCGATCCGCACGTGCTCGCCATCAAGCAGACGCTCTACCGCACCTCCGGCGACAGCCCCGTCGTGCAGGCCCTCATCGACGCGGCGGAAGCGGGCAAGCAGGTACTGGCCCTCGTCGAGGTGAAGGCACGCTTCGACGAGGCGAACAACATCGTCTGGGCGCGCAAGCTCGAGAAGGCCGGCGTGCACGTGGTCTATGGGCTCGTCGGGCTCAAGACGCACTGCAAGCTCGCGCTCGTGATCCGCGAGGAAGACGGGATGCTGCGTCACTACTCCCACGTGGGCACCGGCAACTACAACCCGAAGACCAGCCGCATCTACGAAGACTTCGGACTGTTCACCGCGGATGCGCAGGTCGGCAAAGACCTGACGCGACTCTTCAACGAGCTCAGCGGCTACGCGATCGAGAAGAAGTTCAAGCGCCTCCTGGTGGCGCCGCTGCATCTGCGCAAGGGGCTGATCCGCCAGATCGACGCCGAACGGAAGAACGCCGAGGCCGGGATTCCCGCGCACATCCGCATCAAGGTGAACTCGATGGTCGATGAGGAGATCATCGATGCGCTCTACCGCGCGAGCGCAGCGGGTGTGAAGGTCGATGTCTGGGTGCGCGGCATCTGCAGCCTCCGCACCGACCTCGACGGCATCAGCGACAACATCACGGTGCGCAGCATCCTGGGGCGTTACCTGGAGCACTCGCGCATCTTCGCGTTCGAGAACGCCGGTGACCCGCAGGTGTACATCGGCAGCGCCGACATGATGCACCGCAACCTCGACCGCCGCGTCGAGGCTCTGGTGCGCGTGACCGACCCCGCGCACCTCAAGGAGCTCGGGACGTTCTTCGACCTGGCGATGGACGCAGGAACGACGTCGTGGCACCTCGGCGCCGGCGGCGTCTGGGAACGCCACGCCGTCGATGCGGAGGGCAAGCCCCTCATCGACCTGCAGGATAAGACCATGGGGTTGATCCAGCGGCGCCGTCGCGCACGGGCGGTTCGATGA
- a CDS encoding aminodeoxychorismate lyase, with translation MTGRFALMIDPVAADVQRSDFADTFTQVDAAAPALSVGELSTQRGDGVFESIGVVDGHAQEVVPHLERLAHSARLCDLPVPNLAQWRQAIDHAAVQLGAGESVIKLILSRGVEHGPTPTAWVTAAPAADFSAVRERGVRVVTLDRGYDLGAAERAPWLLLGAKTLSYAVNMAALREAHRRGADDAIFLSSDGFVLEAPTASLILRFDDRFVTPAPNGGILHGTTQLSVYEYLAAQGFDVGYDRIPATDLPQADAAWLVSSVRLTAAITAVDDVALPVDHTLTADLNRYLLSPRD, from the coding sequence ATGACAGGGCGCTTTGCACTCATGATCGATCCCGTCGCCGCCGACGTGCAGCGCAGCGACTTCGCCGACACCTTCACGCAGGTCGACGCTGCGGCCCCCGCGCTCAGTGTCGGGGAGCTGAGCACACAGCGCGGTGACGGCGTGTTCGAGTCGATCGGCGTGGTCGACGGGCATGCCCAGGAGGTCGTGCCCCACCTGGAACGCCTCGCGCATTCGGCCCGACTGTGCGACCTTCCCGTGCCGAACCTCGCGCAGTGGCGCCAGGCCATCGACCACGCGGCCGTGCAGCTGGGTGCGGGCGAGTCGGTCATCAAGCTCATCCTCAGCCGTGGGGTGGAGCACGGCCCCACGCCGACCGCGTGGGTGACCGCGGCCCCGGCTGCCGACTTCTCGGCCGTGCGCGAGAGAGGCGTACGCGTCGTCACGCTCGACCGCGGGTACGACCTGGGTGCGGCGGAACGGGCCCCGTGGCTGTTGCTGGGCGCGAAGACGCTGTCGTACGCCGTGAACATGGCCGCCCTGCGTGAGGCGCACCGACGCGGCGCCGACGATGCGATCTTCCTCTCGAGCGACGGGTTCGTGCTGGAGGCTCCGACCGCCTCTCTGATCCTCCGCTTCGATGACCGGTTCGTGACCCCGGCTCCGAACGGCGGCATCCTGCACGGCACGACGCAGCTCAGCGTCTACGAGTATCTCGCCGCCCAGGGGTTCGACGTCGGCTACGACCGCATCCCGGCGACCGACCTCCCCCAAGCGGATGCCGCGTGGCTGGTGTCGAGCGTGCGTCTCACCGCCGCGATCACGGCCGTCGACGATGTCGCACTTCCGGTCGACCACACGCTGACCGCCGACCTGAACCGCTACCTGCTCTCGCCCCGCGACTGA
- the pstB gene encoding phosphate ABC transporter ATP-binding protein PstB → MSKSIEVNDLNVYYGDFLAVEGVSLDIQPRSVTAFIGPSGCGKSTFLRTLNRMHEVIPGARVEGEVLLDGKDLYGPGIDPVLVRRQVGMVFQRPNPFPTMSIKENVLAGVKLNNSRMSKSDQDALVEKSLTGANLWNEVKDRLDKPGSGLSGGQQQRLCIARAIAVSPQVLLMDEPCSALDPISTYAIEELIGELKNEFTIVIVTHNMQQASRVSDKTAFFNIAGTGKPGKLIEYDDTTSIFTTPSVQATEDYVSGRFG, encoded by the coding sequence GTGTCCAAGAGCATTGAAGTCAACGACCTGAACGTCTACTACGGCGACTTCCTCGCCGTAGAGGGCGTGTCCCTCGACATCCAGCCGCGCAGCGTCACCGCGTTCATCGGCCCCTCCGGCTGCGGCAAGTCCACGTTCCTGCGCACCCTCAACCGCATGCACGAGGTCATCCCCGGCGCCCGCGTCGAGGGCGAGGTGCTGCTCGACGGCAAGGACCTCTACGGCCCCGGCATCGATCCGGTGCTCGTCCGCCGCCAGGTGGGCATGGTCTTCCAGCGTCCGAACCCGTTCCCCACGATGTCGATCAAGGAGAACGTCCTCGCCGGTGTGAAGCTCAACAACAGCCGCATGTCGAAGAGCGACCAGGACGCCCTCGTCGAGAAGTCGCTCACGGGCGCGAACCTGTGGAACGAGGTCAAGGACCGCCTCGACAAGCCCGGGTCCGGCCTCTCGGGCGGTCAGCAGCAGCGTCTGTGCATCGCCCGCGCGATCGCTGTGTCGCCCCAGGTGCTGCTGATGGACGAGCCGTGCTCGGCTCTCGACCCCATCTCGACCTATGCGATCGAGGAGCTGATCGGCGAGCTCAAGAACGAGTTCACGATCGTGATCGTGACGCACAACATGCAGCAGGCGAGCCGCGTGTCCGACAAGACCGCGTTCTTCAACATCGCCGGCACCGGCAAGCCCGGGAAGCTGATCGAGTACGACGACACCACGTCGATCTTCACGACCCCCTCCGTGCAGGCCACAGAGGACTACGTCTCCGGCCGCTTCGGGTGA
- a CDS encoding NUDIX hydrolase: MTARQLQLPADTATSSKWTDKAVYAAGAVVWRLVDGKLRILLIHRTKYRDITLPKGKVDPGEMLAETAVREVHEETGIRVSLGVSVGVSRYHLASQKQKVVHYWAAEATDAAIRESTFVPNREIAALEWVSVKKARARLSYPVDLEILDFFSNLVDDGVLRTFPVIALRHAKATPRSEWDGSDASRPLTERGRTQAKSIVGPLRAFGVRRIVTSDAVRCVETITPLSRALDRKPVKTEKISQDAWEDGGSDLRAVVGRRIRAGKPAVLCSHGPVLPGLLSEIALATGTIQGSYLSSAADLEPAAFSVVHLSATNPGSGIIAIETHIPKV, translated from the coding sequence ATGACTGCGCGACAGCTGCAGCTCCCGGCCGACACGGCGACGAGCTCGAAGTGGACGGACAAGGCCGTGTACGCGGCGGGGGCCGTCGTGTGGCGCCTGGTCGACGGCAAACTTCGCATCCTGCTGATCCACCGCACCAAGTACCGCGACATCACCCTCCCCAAGGGCAAGGTCGATCCCGGTGAGATGCTCGCCGAGACGGCCGTGCGCGAGGTGCACGAGGAGACCGGCATCCGCGTCTCTCTCGGGGTGTCGGTCGGCGTGAGCCGGTACCACCTCGCCTCGCAGAAGCAGAAGGTCGTGCACTACTGGGCTGCGGAGGCGACGGACGCGGCGATCCGGGAATCGACGTTCGTTCCCAACCGCGAGATCGCCGCGCTGGAGTGGGTCAGTGTGAAGAAGGCGCGCGCACGCCTGAGCTACCCCGTCGACCTGGAGATCCTCGACTTCTTCTCCAACCTCGTCGACGACGGCGTGCTGCGCACCTTCCCGGTGATCGCGCTGCGTCATGCGAAGGCCACACCTCGTTCGGAGTGGGACGGTTCGGATGCCTCGCGACCGCTCACCGAGCGCGGGCGCACGCAGGCGAAGTCCATCGTCGGACCGTTGCGCGCGTTCGGCGTGCGTCGGATCGTGACCAGTGACGCGGTGCGCTGCGTCGAGACGATCACCCCGCTCTCCCGCGCGCTCGATCGCAAGCCTGTGAAGACCGAGAAGATCAGCCAGGACGCCTGGGAGGACGGCGGGTCCGACCTGCGTGCGGTCGTCGGCCGCCGCATCCGCGCCGGCAAGCCGGCCGTGCTGTGCAGCCACGGCCCGGTGCTCCCCGGCCTGCTCTCGGAGATCGCGCTGGCCACCGGCACCATCCAGGGGTCCTACCTCAGCAGCGCAGCAGACCTCGAGCCTGCCGCGTTCTCGGTCGTGCACCTCTCGGCCACGAACCCCGGATCCGGGATCATCGCCATCGAGACGCACATCCCCAAAGTCTGA
- the pstA gene encoding phosphate ABC transporter permease PstA has translation MTVTAPESARTASAAPSQLSLSSGHLPRWSPWALLALSFLIGFTPFALEAVASGSDLNVAGSVVLGAVIYLVLIYVMSRIIEGSRKALDRLITGVVTSAFAIAMVPLVSVAITVVANGVARFDGLFFSSSMRGVLGEGGGALHAVIGTLLVTLAAAVISIPIGLMTAVYLVEYGKGGRMARTITFLVDVMTGIPSIVAGLFAYAVFALIFGPGVRMGIAGSVALAVLMIPVVVRSTEEMLRLVPNELREASYALGVPKWLTIVKVVLPTSIAGITTGVMLAISRVIGETAPLLLTAGFTDAMNYNLFSGRMQTLPVFTYSQYAYQGIPAEAYVERAWAAALTLIIIVMLLNLIARLVAKIFAPKTGR, from the coding sequence ATGACCGTTACCGCCCCTGAATCGGCTCGCACGGCGAGCGCGGCTCCTTCCCAACTCTCGCTCAGCTCGGGCCACCTCCCCCGCTGGTCGCCCTGGGCCCTCCTCGCCCTCTCCTTCCTCATCGGCTTCACGCCCTTCGCGCTCGAAGCAGTCGCCAGCGGATCCGACCTCAACGTCGCAGGCTCCGTCGTGCTCGGGGCGGTCATCTACCTGGTGCTCATCTACGTGATGTCGCGCATCATCGAAGGCTCGCGGAAGGCGCTGGACCGCCTCATCACCGGCGTCGTCACCTCGGCGTTCGCGATCGCGATGGTGCCGCTGGTGTCGGTCGCGATCACCGTGGTCGCCAACGGAGTCGCCCGCTTCGACGGGCTCTTCTTCTCGTCATCGATGCGCGGAGTGCTCGGCGAGGGCGGCGGCGCCCTGCACGCCGTCATCGGCACGCTCCTGGTCACTCTCGCCGCGGCGGTCATCTCGATCCCGATCGGTCTGATGACGGCCGTCTACCTGGTCGAGTACGGCAAGGGCGGGCGCATGGCGCGCACCATCACGTTCCTCGTCGACGTCATGACCGGCATCCCCTCGATCGTCGCGGGTCTGTTCGCCTACGCGGTCTTCGCCTTGATCTTCGGTCCCGGTGTGCGCATGGGCATCGCGGGCTCGGTCGCCCTGGCCGTGCTCATGATCCCGGTCGTCGTGCGCTCCACCGAGGAGATGCTGCGGCTGGTGCCGAACGAGCTGCGCGAGGCGTCGTACGCTCTCGGCGTGCCGAAGTGGCTCACCATCGTCAAGGTGGTCCTTCCGACCTCGATCGCCGGCATCACGACGGGTGTGATGCTCGCCATCTCCCGCGTGATCGGCGAGACCGCGCCGCTGCTGCTCACGGCCGGATTCACCGATGCCATGAACTACAACCTGTTCAGCGGACGCATGCAGACCCTCCCGGTGTTCACGTACTCGCAGTACGCGTACCAGGGCATCCCCGCTGAGGCATACGTGGAACGGGCCTGGGCCGCCGCCCTGACGCTCATCATTATCGTCATGCTGCTCAACCTGATCGCGCGGCTCGTCGCGAAGATCTTCGCACCCAAGACCGGCCGCTGA
- the pstC gene encoding phosphate ABC transporter permease subunit PstC produces MTATTSPASTRIVAKKRAGDLWFSGTAVAAGSMIMITLAAVAIFLIVQSIPAFTATAEDASLLKTNFWDYVGPLLFGTVWAAFLALLLAVPLSLGVALFITHYAPRRLAQGLGYVVDLLAAVPSVVFGLWGILVLAPAVQPIYVWLNTNASWIPLFSGVVSPTGRTILTAAMVLAVMVVPIITAICREIFLQTPRLHEEAALALGATRWEMVRMAVLPFGRSGIVSASMLGLGRALGETMAVAMVLSVSKAVTFELLTSTNPSTIAANIALTFPEAYQVNINILIATGLILFVVTFAVNALARWFVNRRKEFSGAN; encoded by the coding sequence ATGACAGCCACGACCTCGCCGGCGTCGACGCGCATCGTCGCGAAGAAGCGCGCCGGTGACCTCTGGTTCTCCGGAACGGCGGTCGCCGCCGGGTCCATGATCATGATCACGCTGGCCGCGGTCGCGATCTTCCTCATCGTTCAGTCGATCCCGGCCTTCACCGCGACCGCTGAGGACGCCTCACTCCTCAAGACGAACTTCTGGGACTACGTCGGTCCGCTCCTGTTCGGCACCGTCTGGGCGGCCTTCCTGGCCCTCCTGCTGGCCGTGCCGCTCTCCCTCGGCGTCGCCCTCTTCATCACGCACTACGCCCCGCGACGACTCGCTCAGGGCCTGGGCTACGTGGTCGACCTGCTCGCCGCCGTCCCCTCGGTCGTCTTCGGCCTCTGGGGCATCCTCGTCCTGGCCCCGGCCGTGCAGCCCATCTACGTCTGGCTGAACACGAACGCCTCCTGGATCCCGCTCTTCAGCGGCGTCGTCTCCCCCACCGGCCGCACGATCCTCACCGCAGCCATGGTGCTGGCGGTCATGGTCGTCCCGATCATCACGGCCATCTGCCGCGAGATCTTCCTGCAGACGCCACGACTGCATGAGGAAGCCGCTCTCGCCCTCGGCGCCACCCGGTGGGAGATGGTGCGCATGGCCGTGCTGCCCTTCGGCCGCTCCGGCATCGTCTCCGCCTCCATGCTCGGCCTCGGCCGTGCGCTCGGTGAGACCATGGCCGTCGCCATGGTCCTCTCGGTGAGCAAGGCCGTCACGTTCGAACTGCTCACCTCCACGAACCCCTCCACGATCGCAGCCAACATCGCGCTGACGTTCCCCGAGGCGTACCAGGTCAACATCAACATCCTCATCGCGACCGGTCTGATCCTGTTCGTCGTGACGTTCGCGGTGAACGCTCTCGCACGCTGGTTCGTGAACCGCCGCAAGGAATTCTCGGGAGCGAACTGA
- the pstS gene encoding phosphate ABC transporter substrate-binding protein PstS: MKISRIARIGAIGAVAALALAGCAANEGGTGSTDEPTSNTSAVSGSLVGAGASSQQVAIQAWTAEFQKTNPDAQVEYDPQGSGGGRESFQQGAVNFAGSDRAFKTDEISAGGFGACVDGSDIIEIPAYISPIAIVFSLDGVDELNLAPETIASIFAGKITNWNDPAIAKDNPDAKLPDLAITPVHRSDKSGTTGNFTDYLAQTAGDVWTAGSVEEWPADLAGESAEKTSGVANAVKGGQGLIGYIDSSQAADFSAVNVKVGDKFVPHSAEGAAATLDASKIEEGRTDGDLAFAIDRTTTADGAYPVLLVSYLIGCAEYEDENVAALTKAFFTTAISAEGQDAAATNAGSAPISDDLRTQAQAAIDLIK, from the coding sequence GTGAAGATCTCCCGAATCGCACGAATCGGCGCCATCGGCGCCGTCGCCGCTCTCGCCCTCGCCGGCTGCGCCGCGAACGAAGGCGGCACCGGCTCCACCGACGAGCCCACCTCCAACACTTCCGCCGTCAGCGGCTCCCTGGTCGGCGCGGGCGCTTCCTCGCAGCAGGTCGCCATCCAGGCGTGGACCGCCGAGTTCCAGAAGACCAACCCCGACGCCCAGGTCGAGTACGACCCGCAGGGCTCGGGCGGTGGCCGCGAGTCCTTCCAGCAGGGTGCGGTCAACTTCGCCGGTTCCGACCGTGCGTTCAAGACGGACGAGATCTCGGCCGGCGGCTTCGGCGCGTGCGTCGACGGCTCCGACATCATCGAGATCCCGGCCTACATCTCCCCGATCGCGATCGTGTTCTCGCTCGACGGCGTGGACGAGCTGAACCTCGCCCCCGAGACGATCGCGTCGATCTTCGCCGGCAAGATCACCAACTGGAACGACCCGGCGATCGCCAAGGACAACCCCGACGCCAAGCTGCCCGACCTCGCCATCACGCCGGTGCACCGCTCCGACAAGTCGGGCACGACGGGTAACTTCACCGACTACCTCGCACAGACCGCGGGCGACGTGTGGACCGCAGGCAGCGTCGAGGAGTGGCCGGCCGACCTCGCCGGCGAGTCCGCCGAGAAGACCTCGGGTGTCGCCAACGCCGTCAAGGGCGGACAGGGCCTCATCGGCTACATCGACTCCTCGCAGGCCGCCGACTTCTCGGCCGTCAACGTGAAGGTCGGCGACAAGTTCGTGCCGCACTCGGCCGAAGGCGCCGCCGCGACGCTCGACGCATCGAAGATCGAGGAAGGCCGCACCGACGGCGACCTCGCCTTCGCGATCGACCGCACCACCACCGCTGACGGCGCCTACCCCGTGCTCCTCGTCAGCTACCTCATCGGCTGCGCCGAGTACGAGGACGAGAACGTCGCCGCACTGACCAAGGCGTTCTTCACCACCGCGATCAGCGCCGAGGGCCAGGACGCCGCCGCGACCAACGCGGGCAGCGCCCCGATCTCGGACGACCTGCGCACGCAGGCCCAGGCTGCGATCGACCTCATCAAGTGA